DNA sequence from the Thiosulfativibrio zosterae genome:
TAATCGCCTTAAGTTCTGCAGCTTCAGCTGCAGGCGGGCATGGCTTAGCACTCGATAAAGCGCATAACGATATCCGTGATACAGAGTCTTTGCAGCGTGGTGCGGTTTTATTTGCAAACTATTGTCTAGCCTGTCACTCACTAAAGTACATGCGTTATAACCGTATTGCTAATGATTTGGGCTGGTCTAATGAAGAAGTGGTTGCAAAACTAACTTATGGCATGAATAAGCCGGTTGATATTGTCAATAGCCATATGCAAGAAGGCGTTGCTTTGGATGTATTTGGAACTGAAGTTCCAGATTTATCTTTAATGGCGCGTTTGAAAGGCCCTGACTATATTTACACTTTTATTCGTGCTTATCATCAAGATGAGCAGGGTAATTGGGATAATAAAATCTTGGTTGGAACAGCCATGCCGAATGTCCTTGAAGGTTTGAAAAGACATCAGTCTGCTGAAGACTTTGATCAAACCACGCGTGATATTACCAACTTCTTGGAATATGTTGGAGAACCTATCAAAGTGACGCGTTACGACCTAGGTATTAAGGTGATGTTGTTCTTGTTTGTGTTATTCATCTTAACCTACTTGTTGAAAAGAGAATATTGGCGCGACATTAAACACTAATGTTGTTTATTTCGTGATCTCAATTTTCATTAAACCCGCGTCTGCGGGTTTATTTTTATGGAAATAACTATGGCAAAAGCAAAAGTGGCCTATGTGTGTTCTGAGTGCGGTGCAGATTATGCCCAATGGCAAGGCCAATGTATGGCGTGCAAATCTTGGAATACGCTCAAGGAATTTAAAGTCAGTGCCTCTAAATCTAAAGCTAGTTCATCTGGCGTAGTGGGTTACACCGGCGCACAAACTCAAAAAGTATTGTCTGTTAGTGAAGTTGATTTGGCTGAAGTGCCCAGGTTTGCCTCTGGGTTGAGTGAACTCGATAGAGTTTTGGGTGGTGGGATAGTGCCTGGCTCAGTCGTGCTTATTGGTGGGGATCCCGGTGTTGGTAAATCATCCATTTTGCTGCAAGTGTCTTGTTTATTAAGTCAGCAACTGAATGTACTTTATGTGACTGGAGAGGAATCATTACAGCAAGTGGCGATGCGCGCAACTCGTATGCAATTACCCGTTGATAAACTGCGACTGTTAACAGAAACTGATGTTGAGCGAATTGTAGAAGCTTCGGAAGTTGAAAAACCAAAGGTGATGATTGTTGACTCGATTCAGACCATGCAATTAGCAGAGGTTACCAGCGCAGCAGGCGGTGTTTCGCAGGTCAGAGAAACGGCTGCTTATTTAACGCGTTATGCCAAGCAAAATCAGGTGATGATTTTTTTGGTTGGGCATGTCACTAAGTCTGGAGAGGTTGCCGGGCCTCGTGTCTTAGAACATATTGTGGATACCGTCATTTTTTTAGAAGGGCAATCGGACAGTCGATACAGAACACTTCGTGCCATCAAGAACCGCTTTGGAGCGGTGAATGAGCTAGGTGTTTTTGCTATGACAGACAAAGGGATGCGTCAAATTAAAAATCCATCGGCCATCTTTTTATCACGCAGCGAAGAGCCTTCTTCAGGTTCTGTGGTCATGGTGCTTTGGGAGGGGTCTCGACCTTTATTGGTAGAAATTCAAGCTTTGGTGGATGACGCACCTTTTGGCTCACCAAGACGCGTGATGGTAGGCTTGGAGCAAAATCGTATTGCGATGCTTCTGGCTGTGTTGCATCGTCATGCCGGCGTACAAGCCAGTGATCAAGATGTTTATGTGAATGTGGTCGGTGGCGTTAAAATTACCGAAACCAGTGCAGACTTAGCGGTGTTATGTGCCATTGTTTCTAGTTTGCGTAATCGAGTTTTGCCTAACGATTTAATTGTGTTTGGCGAAGTGGGTTTATCTGGTGAAATTAGACCTGTTCCCAGTGGTCAAGAGCGATTATTTGAAGCGGTTAAGCATGGCTTTAAAACCGCAATTGTGCCGCAAGGGAATGTGCCCAAGGGCGGTGTTGCAGGAATGACCATACATGGCGTTTCAAATTTACAACAAGCCTTAGGGTATTTGATTTAAGATACACACATGCTTTTATGAAAAGAGATAACTATGATTGCCAATAAGCCCATCAAAGAACTGCAAGCAATTTTTGCCGATATGGCCATAGCTACAGCGATTATTAAGAGAAATGAAGACTCTGAGTGGTCAATTGTTTGGCAAAATAGTGCGGCGACATCGCTTTGGAGTGAATACGACATCGATGAAGATTTTGATCTCAAGTTATCTTTAATGGATGCTGCCTCCAAGACAGGCGCTTCCAGTTTTGTGTGCAAGTTAGTCAAAAACATTCAACCGTTTCGATTTATCGTTTCTGCTTACAGTGATAATGATTTCTTATTGCAATTTTTACCAGAAGTCGCCGTGAGCGAATATCGTGGAGAAAGACGCCGCAAAGAAGATGTTTATCAATTGGTTATTGAAGGCTCAAAAGTTGGGGTTTTTGATTGGAATATTGCAGACGAATTTATCAGTTACAGCGATAAGGTCTATGACCTTTGTGGTCTTAATCATTCTGAATTAGGCAATACCTTAGAGCAGTTTCTCAGTAGAGTGCATGCAGAGGATGTTGAAGGTTTAAAAGAATCTTTTGAAACGCATCTTGAGCAAAGATGGCCTTATGATTATTCTTTTAGAATCAAAACTTCTGTCGGCCATTATGTGTGGGTTCAAGTAACCGGTAAAGCCGTTTGGAACTCGGTAACGGCTGAGCCGATTCGATTTGTCGGTATGATGTTGAATATTTCAGCCCGTAAAAATGCCGAAGCACAAGTGCTGCAAAGGGAAGCGCTGATTGAACAAATCATTGATAGCCTGCCCATCAGCATTTATGTTAAAGACCACAATGGTTGCTTTAGATTTTTTAGTAAGCAAACTGAGCAAGATACGGGCGTCAGTCGAGAAGAGGCGATTGGGCGCACGGTTTATGAAATTTTTCCAACGACTTTGGCGCGTCAGCAATCCATCAGTGATCAGATAGCGATTACTGAAAATCGTATTTTGGTTTCAGAGGAAAATATTCAAATAGCCGGTTTCAGTCGCTGGCTTATGTTGGGTAAAGGTCCCATTAAGGTTAATCGCAACGGCGAAGATCAGGTTTGGATTTTAGGCTTTTCAATTGACATTACACAGCGTAAAGCTGTTGAAGAAATGTTAGAGCAGGCGAGAGATGCTGCTCAAAAAGCATCCCAGGCCAAATCTGAGTTTTTATCCGTCATGAGTCACGAAATTCGCACGCCCCTGAACTCAGTGATAGGAACGGCTGGTTTGTTGATTGATACCCCGCTCGATGCAGAACAAGCGCAACACGTTGAAATGATTAAACGCTCTGGTGAACACTTGTTACATTTAATTAACGATATTTTAGATTTCAATAAACTCGATGCCGGCAAAATGGAGCTTGAATCTCGTCCAATTGATTTGTATGCACAAATTCAAACCGTTTTTGCCATGTGTAATGTCAATGCGCGTTTAAAGGGGATTGAATTAAACTTTAGTTTCCCTGAGCATATGGGGCATTATTTCTTGGGTGATGAGGCAAGATTTCGTCAAATACTGTTGAACCTAATCGGCAATGCCATCAAGTTCACCGAAAAGGGTTCGGTGACACTAAAAATAATGACCCCTTCTACGGCCTTAGAGGCCGCAAGCGCCCAAAGAATTCGCTTTGAAGTGATAGATACCGGTATTGGTATACCTGCGGACAAAATTGGACTGTTATTTTCTGAGTTTACTCAGGTTGATGCCAGTACAACTCGTAAGTTTGGGGGTACAGGTTTAGGGTTGTCGATTTGCAAAAAATTGGTTGAGGCCATGGATGGCAAGATTGGCATTATCAGCAAATTAGGCGAAGGCAGTACTTTTTGGTTTGAAGTGCCGATGGAAGAAGTCGGTGAAATTGAGGCCAAGAAAGAATTTGCCGATGACTTACCTGAACTCACCCGTAGCCTGAATATTTTGGTAGCAGAAGATAATTTACCGAACCAATTATTAATTAAAGCGTTATTGAAAAAAATGGGGCATGAGGTCGTTTTGGCCGGTAATGGGCTAAAAGCGATTGAAGCCATTGAAGAGCGCGAGGCTGATCATGATTTACCCATGTTTGATTTGGTTTTAATGGATATGCAAATGCCTGAGATGGATGGTCTTGAAGCGACGGCTAAAATTAGAGCTTTAGAGTCAGATGTCTCCACCATTCCGATTATTGCTTTAACCGCTAATGTAATGTCTGGTGATAGAGATAGAGTGATAGAAGCTGGAATGAATGATTATTTAACCAAGCCAATCGATTTGGTGGCTTTAAAAAGAACTTTAAAAGTTTGGGGTTCGATTCGCCCTGAAATTTAAAGCTTCAGGGCTAGACGAGTATTGACCTATCTTTTTAAAGTTAAGATAGCTCTGTTGTCTTCAGAAAATTCTGCCATTCGGCAAAAAGTTCTGGGGTGGTTGCCGCAACAGCAGAGCGCTTAGTGACGGTTGGTACTAAAACGGACTCGCCATTCAGCGCAGCGCTTTGACCACCTGCTTCATTTAAAATGAGCCATCCTGCGGCATAATCCCAAATATTTTGTGCACCATGACAATAGACTTGTCCGCGACCTGCCGCAATCCAACACCAATCTAATGCAACCGAGCCAAAACTTCTTTGAGAGGCAAATGGTGGCGTGACAGCCAGGGTTTGTGCTAATTTTGCGGGTAGCCTTTTGAAATCAATAATTCCAATACACTGCTTAAGGGCTGTTTTAGCTGTTTTGGCAATGAGCGTTTTGTTGTTGAGTTCTGCGCCTAAGCCTAAGCGTGCGCCAAACATTTCATCGCGATAAGGATCGTAAATTAAGCCTGCAACCACTTGTCCTTTAACAACCAACGCTAAAGAAACTGAGAAAAATGCTATGCCACTGGCAAAGTTACTGGTGCCATCCACTGGGTCAAGAATCCAGCAACCCTGTTCTGATGAAAGCGCAGTCGTTTGATCTTCTGAGGTTGACTCTTCACCAAGGAATGCATATTTCGGCCAATGGGCTAATAAGAAGGCTTGGCTTTTAATTTGCATTTGGGTATCAGCTTCGGTCAGCAATGAACCATCTTGCTTAATTTCAGCAGACACTTTATTAAAACGGCTCAGCACTTCCTGTTTGGCTAATTCAATGATGCCTGTTTTGAGTTTTTGCCATTCTTGAGCGTTATTAAAGTGATTCATGTGTTTCTTCCTTTTTAAAAGTCGCTTCACTTTGGTCTTCTCGAATAGTGAGTTTGACCTTTTCGATGGCATTTGCAGAACGCTCAACCACTTCAAGCACATAGGTGTCTTTCAATAATAAGCAGGTTCCTACTTCCGGTAACGACTCAAGTTGTTCTTGGATTAGACCGTTTAAAGTCTTGGGTCCATCAATCGGTAGTTGAAAATTATATTCTTTGTTGATGTCACGAATAAATTCGCCTGCATCAAAGGTGATAGAGCCATCTTCATTAAAGAGCGTGGTTTCTTCTTCTGGATCTACTCGAGAGTCGGTCGTTAATTTACCGACGATTTCTTCCAGTAAGTCTTCCATGGTGAGCAAGCCTTGGATGTCACCATATTCATCAACAATCATCGCCATGCGGCGTTTATTTTGATTAAACTTCGCCAATTGGATATTTAAAGTGGTGGTTTCTGGCACAAAATAACCAGGCCTGGTCACTTTTATAATGTCTTTGAGGGTTGCATCTTCTTTTAAAAGAACCGGCAAAGCGCGTCTAAGATTTAAAATGCCAATAAAGTCATCATCAATACTGCCGCGATAAATTGGAATGCGAGTGTAGGGCGATTTTTGGATGTCTTTAATGATTTTTTTCAGGGGTTGGTCAACATCAACGCCATAAATATCTTGTTTGGGCATCATGACATCTTCAACGGTGACCGATTCTAAACGCAAAATACTGGTCAGCATACTGCGATATTGTTGCGGCAATTGTCCGGTTGCTTCATCAATCAGCGTTTGCAGTTCTTCTTGTGTTAGGCTGTGGTGATCAACGGCATTTTCTTTAACTCGAACGCCTAATAAGCTGAGTAAGTTATTTGAAAAGAAGTTAATCATGGCCACTAAAGGCGACAATATTTTAAGCAGTGGCGTTAGCGCGTAAGCGGCTGGGTAGGCGATTTTTTCTGGATAGAGCGCCGCTAAAGTTTTTGGCGCAACTTCTGAAAATACCAATACCACCATGGTGAGTAAACCTGCGGCAATGGCAATACCGGCTTCGCCCATCAAGCGCATGGCAATAATGGTTGCGATCGACGAGGCGAAGATATTAACAAAGTTATTGCCAAGCAAAATCACACCCAGCAAACGATCGGGCGACTCTAGAAGCTTTTGAACTCGAATGGCTTTGGGGCAACCTTCGTTAACGCGATGCTTTAAACGGTATTTATTAAGGGCCATCATGCCCGTTTCAGAACCTGAAAACAGGGCTGACAAAATAATGAGTAGGAATAAAATTCCAAAAAGAAAAGGTAAGGGTAAGGTACTCAAGAGCGTAAGTTTACATAGTCAATCGAAAAATTATTATAACCAACTATCGAAAAAACATGCAAAAACATTCCAGGTTTATGACCTTTGGTTTTATGCATTCATTAACATTAGAATTAATTGCGTTCCTAAGTAGCTGAGCAATAACAGAATATAGGCCCAAAGTGTATAGCGAGCAGCCTTTTGACCGCGCCAGCCGCGTTTGAAATGTCCCCATAAAAAGATGGCATAGACAATCCAGGATAAGATGGCAAAAAACGTTTTATGAATTAAATGTTGCGCAAACATATCTTCAATAAAAAAACCGCCAGTAACCAAAGCAAAGCTGAGCGCAATAAATCCCATTAACACCAGTTGTACAAGGGTTTTTTCCATAATTTGTAGAGGCGGCAAGGCTTTAAACAAAGAGGTTAAGCGCTTTTGACGAAATCTTTTTTCTTGAATGGAATAGAGAATTGCCTGAGCGGCGGCCAATCCCATAATGCTATAAGCCATAATTGACAATAATATGTGCACACCCAGCGTTAATTCAATGGATTGAACTTCAGGTTGCGCAAATGGCAGTAAGGTTGTGAGCGCCGCAATGGGAAATATGAAGATGCCCAACATTTCGGTATGTTTATTAATGTTGGTTAGCAGTAGCGCCGAAGCAGAAATCCAAGCAATCAGTGAAATAGAAATGGTTAGTGAAAATTGTAAGCTAATACCGTTGAATAACAGCGGCATAAAAGAAATTAAATGCAAGCCGCTGGCCAATAAAACAGTTTTTAGCAATTTTGCACGAGCAAATTCAACGGTTTTACCTTTGATTTTTTGCCAAAGCATATGGCTGGCATAAAGGTAACCAATGCTGGCAACAACTGCGCTGAGATTGCTAATAATCATTCAAAGTCCAATCTTAAGAAATTGTTTGTCGAAAGTCTTATAATAGCGAACATTAATAGTTAATGTAAAGAGAGCATTTCCATGTTTGATAATCTATCCGAACGCCTGTCCCAAACCTTTAAAAATCTAACGGGTCAAGGGCGTCTTAGCGAATCTAATATAAAAGATGCATTGCGAGATGTTCGTCGTGCGCTATTAGAAGCAGATGTGGCCTTACCGGTTGTTAAAAGTTTTATTGACCAAGTTCAAGAACGCGCCATAGGTACTGAAGTCTCAGCCAGTTTAAATCCTGGTCAGGCATTTATTAAAATCGTTCGCGATCAACTCACCGAAGTGATGGGTGCAGAAGCCGCACCGCTCAATTTTAATGTTGAACCTCCTGCGATTATTATGATGGCAGGTTTACAAGGCGCGGGTAAAACCACTTCTGTGGGTAAGTTGTCTAAATGGCTGCAAGAAAAACACAAGAAAAAAGTCATGGTGGTGTCTGCCGACGTTTATCGTCCTGCGGCGATTAAACAGTTGGAAACCCTAGCTGAACAAGTGGGGGCAAATTTCTTCCCTTCGACAGCGGAACAAAATCCCATAGACATCGTTAAGAACGCCCATAAAGAAGCGCGCCGTAAATTTATGGATGTGTTGATTGTGGATACGGCGGGTCGCTTGCACATCGATGATGAGATGATGCAAGAAATTAAGCAATTGCATGCCGCTATCAAACCGATTGAAACCCTGTTTGTGGTTGACTCTATGACGGGTCAAGATGCCGCCAATACCGCGAAAGCCTTTAATGATGCCTTACCCTTAACAGGTGTTATTTTGACTAAAACGGATGGTGATGCTCGCGGTGGTGCGGCCTTGTCGATTCGTCAGATTACGGGTAAACCCATTAAGTTTATTGGGGCGGGTGAAAAAACCGATGCTTTAGAGACTTTCCATCCAGAACGTATGGCCGGCCGAATTTTAGGTATGGGTGATATGCTCAGCTTAATTGAAGAAGCTGAGTCAAAAATTGATAAAGTCAAAGCTGAAAAGTTTGCTCAAAAAATTCAAAAGTCTGGTCAATTTGATTTAGAAGACTTTTTAGAGCAGTTGCAGCAAATTAATAAAATGGGCGGTGTTGGCGGTTTGATGGGCAAATTGCCTGGCATGGGTGCTTT
Encoded proteins:
- a CDS encoding inositol monophosphatase family protein — translated: MNHFNNAQEWQKLKTGIIELAKQEVLSRFNKVSAEIKQDGSLLTEADTQMQIKSQAFLLAHWPKYAFLGEESTSEDQTTALSSEQGCWILDPVDGTSNFASGIAFFSVSLALVVKGQVVAGLIYDPYRDEMFGARLGLGAELNNKTLIAKTAKTALKQCIGIIDFKRLPAKLAQTLAVTPPFASQRSFGSVALDWCWIAAGRGQVYCHGAQNIWDYAAGWLILNEAGGQSAALNGESVLVPTVTKRSAVAATTPELFAEWQNFLKTTELS
- the radA gene encoding DNA repair protein RadA — translated: MAKAKVAYVCSECGADYAQWQGQCMACKSWNTLKEFKVSASKSKASSSGVVGYTGAQTQKVLSVSEVDLAEVPRFASGLSELDRVLGGGIVPGSVVLIGGDPGVGKSSILLQVSCLLSQQLNVLYVTGEESLQQVAMRATRMQLPVDKLRLLTETDVERIVEASEVEKPKVMIVDSIQTMQLAEVTSAAGGVSQVRETAAYLTRYAKQNQVMIFLVGHVTKSGEVAGPRVLEHIVDTVIFLEGQSDSRYRTLRAIKNRFGAVNELGVFAMTDKGMRQIKNPSAIFLSRSEEPSSGSVVMVLWEGSRPLLVEIQALVDDAPFGSPRRVMVGLEQNRIAMLLAVLHRHAGVQASDQDVYVNVVGGVKITETSADLAVLCAIVSSLRNRVLPNDLIVFGEVGLSGEIRPVPSGQERLFEAVKHGFKTAIVPQGNVPKGGVAGMTIHGVSNLQQALGYLI
- a CDS encoding cytochrome c1 codes for the protein MKKMFQVFSMLTLIALSSAASAAGGHGLALDKAHNDIRDTESLQRGAVLFANYCLACHSLKYMRYNRIANDLGWSNEEVVAKLTYGMNKPVDIVNSHMQEGVALDVFGTEVPDLSLMARLKGPDYIYTFIRAYHQDEQGNWDNKILVGTAMPNVLEGLKRHQSAEDFDQTTRDITNFLEYVGEPIKVTRYDLGIKVMLFLFVLFILTYLLKREYWRDIKH
- a CDS encoding hybrid sensor histidine kinase/response regulator, yielding MIANKPIKELQAIFADMAIATAIIKRNEDSEWSIVWQNSAATSLWSEYDIDEDFDLKLSLMDAASKTGASSFVCKLVKNIQPFRFIVSAYSDNDFLLQFLPEVAVSEYRGERRRKEDVYQLVIEGSKVGVFDWNIADEFISYSDKVYDLCGLNHSELGNTLEQFLSRVHAEDVEGLKESFETHLEQRWPYDYSFRIKTSVGHYVWVQVTGKAVWNSVTAEPIRFVGMMLNISARKNAEAQVLQREALIEQIIDSLPISIYVKDHNGCFRFFSKQTEQDTGVSREEAIGRTVYEIFPTTLARQQSISDQIAITENRILVSEENIQIAGFSRWLMLGKGPIKVNRNGEDQVWILGFSIDITQRKAVEEMLEQARDAAQKASQAKSEFLSVMSHEIRTPLNSVIGTAGLLIDTPLDAEQAQHVEMIKRSGEHLLHLINDILDFNKLDAGKMELESRPIDLYAQIQTVFAMCNVNARLKGIELNFSFPEHMGHYFLGDEARFRQILLNLIGNAIKFTEKGSVTLKIMTPSTALEAASAQRIRFEVIDTGIGIPADKIGLLFSEFTQVDASTTRKFGGTGLGLSICKKLVEAMDGKIGIISKLGEGSTFWFEVPMEEVGEIEAKKEFADDLPELTRSLNILVAEDNLPNQLLIKALLKKMGHEVVLAGNGLKAIEAIEEREADHDLPMFDLVLMDMQMPEMDGLEATAKIRALESDVSTIPIIALTANVMSGDRDRVIEAGMNDYLTKPIDLVALKRTLKVWGSIRPEI
- the ffh gene encoding signal recognition particle protein, encoding MFDNLSERLSQTFKNLTGQGRLSESNIKDALRDVRRALLEADVALPVVKSFIDQVQERAIGTEVSASLNPGQAFIKIVRDQLTEVMGAEAAPLNFNVEPPAIIMMAGLQGAGKTTSVGKLSKWLQEKHKKKVMVVSADVYRPAAIKQLETLAEQVGANFFPSTAEQNPIDIVKNAHKEARRKFMDVLIVDTAGRLHIDDEMMQEIKQLHAAIKPIETLFVVDSMTGQDAANTAKAFNDALPLTGVILTKTDGDARGGAALSIRQITGKPIKFIGAGEKTDALETFHPERMAGRILGMGDMLSLIEEAESKIDKVKAEKFAQKIQKSGQFDLEDFLEQLQQINKMGGVGGLMGKLPGMGALKGQVNNEAMEKDFKRLEAMIYSMTPHERAFPAVIKGSRKKRIAAGSGTQVQDINRMMKQFEQMQKMMKKVSKGGMKNLMRGMAGKMPGMGGMMPPGLK
- a CDS encoding CNNM domain-containing protein gives rise to the protein MMALNKYRLKHRVNEGCPKAIRVQKLLESPDRLLGVILLGNNFVNIFASSIATIIAMRLMGEAGIAIAAGLLTMVVLVFSEVAPKTLAALYPEKIAYPAAYALTPLLKILSPLVAMINFFSNNLLSLLGVRVKENAVDHHSLTQEELQTLIDEATGQLPQQYRSMLTSILRLESVTVEDVMMPKQDIYGVDVDQPLKKIIKDIQKSPYTRIPIYRGSIDDDFIGILNLRRALPVLLKEDATLKDIIKVTRPGYFVPETTTLNIQLAKFNQNKRRMAMIVDEYGDIQGLLTMEDLLEEIVGKLTTDSRVDPEEETTLFNEDGSITFDAGEFIRDINKEYNFQLPIDGPKTLNGLIQEQLESLPEVGTCLLLKDTYVLEVVERSANAIEKVKLTIREDQSEATFKKEETHESL
- a CDS encoding cytochrome C assembly family protein, yielding MIISNLSAVVASIGYLYASHMLWQKIKGKTVEFARAKLLKTVLLASGLHLISFMPLLFNGISLQFSLTISISLIAWISASALLLTNINKHTEMLGIFIFPIAALTTLLPFAQPEVQSIELTLGVHILLSIMAYSIMGLAAAQAILYSIQEKRFRQKRLTSLFKALPPLQIMEKTLVQLVLMGFIALSFALVTGGFFIEDMFAQHLIHKTFFAILSWIVYAIFLWGHFKRGWRGQKAARYTLWAYILLLLSYLGTQLILMLMNA